The following coding sequences are from one Parafrankia discariae window:
- a CDS encoding Hsp70 family protein — MGYQLGIDVGSATTIVAATDGGWPAVLSLGGTRAVPSVLYMPQTGGVLFGRAAERRARTDPDRAARGFLRRLGEPGHLLVGGAAYSPDGLLARLVGHLVGQVVAARGEEPEQIVVAHPASWPAHRREVFASAVSHLSDVSVPVTTCAAADAIGTLLARRSGTRTVDLVGVYDFGAGHFDAAVLSFSPFGFQQLGTSVGVNHAGGADFDELLVERVLAEAGAGRERLDRADPAVGAALARLRAECAQAKEYLAEEDEIEVALELPGRPATSVVLRRADLETLVAPVVDDTVRAFRRTLRTGEATPEDLSSVLLYGGAARMPIVAAQMRAAFPAVTRWEYGSDDDIATGAALIAARLAAQASHEEVTSVIRPPDSSPPILSAPPLSSVPPLRSVPPAGLPPGAVASTGGRSAAGDGDTSSGLVPPGGAVFGGAAAGVSASSLGYTSWPDRTGQPPAADPDATAIGRHGGSADDTLISRGGPGTPPPTGAIPTGDPSGAGYQSGWGSSPYPYGDAAHTVAAGSSAGGDRTQAVATPGGSGTTEASAASGVTGVTGIAGGHDPRSAAPTPSQAGTFGGSSAGGSSAGTRAVPRGGLFGGWSRATIAAAVAAIVFVAAGTTLGIVLTGGGDDTPSNGIVPIAAPAATLSPPAATTAPPAAPTPGPNTVLVAGSSEVAPITETAYAGFRKVQQNVTVNVEASTTEDGFTKLCAGDIDIAGASFEFDPSFSKDPGCADQIVGFEVAHHTLPIVVNPQNTWARCMTLDQVRKVWDAGSTINRWNQIDSSFPDEPITFVGPSRNTVQAQVFNSTVNDSSSRSRPYQETDLSGVANDVAGDRLAMGFLDFPTFETFGPRLKGLEIDNGEGCVEPNAVTAGTGFYLPLCKPVFVYARKDSLQKPAAAAFMRYYMENGEKIAFDAHYVPRTKSTIDENVARVDELTKGVPAVPA, encoded by the coding sequence GTGGGTTACCAGCTTGGCATCGACGTCGGATCGGCCACCACAATCGTCGCCGCCACGGACGGGGGCTGGCCCGCCGTGCTGAGCCTGGGTGGCACCCGAGCCGTGCCGTCCGTCCTGTACATGCCGCAGACGGGCGGGGTGCTGTTCGGGCGCGCGGCGGAGCGGCGGGCCCGCACCGATCCCGACCGTGCCGCCCGCGGGTTCCTGCGCCGGCTCGGCGAGCCCGGCCACCTGCTGGTCGGCGGCGCCGCGTACAGCCCGGACGGGCTGCTCGCCCGGCTGGTCGGCCATCTGGTCGGGCAGGTCGTCGCGGCCCGGGGCGAGGAGCCCGAGCAGATAGTCGTGGCCCATCCCGCCTCCTGGCCCGCGCACCGCCGCGAGGTGTTCGCCTCCGCCGTCAGCCACCTCTCGGACGTCTCGGTACCCGTCACGACCTGCGCGGCCGCCGACGCGATCGGCACCCTGCTCGCCCGCCGCTCGGGGACCCGAACGGTCGACCTCGTCGGCGTCTACGACTTCGGCGCCGGGCACTTCGACGCGGCGGTGCTGTCGTTCAGCCCGTTCGGGTTCCAGCAGCTGGGCACCTCGGTCGGGGTGAACCACGCCGGCGGGGCCGACTTTGACGAGCTGCTGGTCGAGCGGGTGCTGGCCGAGGCCGGCGCCGGCCGGGAGCGGCTCGACCGCGCCGACCCCGCGGTCGGCGCGGCGCTCGCCCGGCTGCGCGCGGAGTGCGCCCAGGCCAAGGAGTACCTCGCGGAGGAGGACGAGATCGAGGTCGCCCTCGAACTCCCCGGCCGGCCCGCGACGTCGGTGGTACTGCGCCGCGCCGACCTGGAGACCCTCGTCGCGCCGGTCGTCGACGACACGGTCCGGGCGTTCCGGCGGACCCTGCGCACGGGCGAGGCGACCCCCGAGGACCTCTCCTCCGTGCTCCTCTACGGCGGTGCGGCGCGGATGCCGATCGTCGCCGCCCAGATGCGGGCGGCGTTCCCGGCCGTCACCCGCTGGGAGTACGGCTCGGACGACGACATCGCGACCGGCGCGGCCCTGATCGCCGCGCGGCTGGCCGCGCAGGCCTCCCACGAGGAGGTCACCTCGGTCATCCGGCCACCGGACAGCAGCCCGCCGATCCTCTCCGCTCCGCCGCTGAGCTCAGTCCCGCCCCTGCGCTCGGTCCCGCCGGCCGGCCTGCCGCCCGGCGCCGTGGCGTCGACCGGCGGCCGGTCGGCTGCCGGCGACGGCGACACGTCCAGCGGGCTGGTTCCCCCCGGCGGGGCGGTGTTCGGCGGAGCGGCCGCCGGTGTCAGCGCCAGCAGCCTGGGCTACACCTCATGGCCCGACCGGACGGGGCAGCCGCCCGCCGCCGACCCCGACGCCACGGCGATCGGCCGCCACGGCGGCTCGGCGGACGACACCCTGATCTCCCGCGGCGGCCCCGGAACACCGCCACCCACCGGCGCGATTCCCACTGGGGACCCGTCCGGAGCCGGGTACCAGAGTGGTTGGGGAAGCAGCCCGTACCCCTACGGCGACGCCGCGCACACCGTGGCGGCCGGCTCGTCGGCCGGCGGTGACCGCACCCAGGCGGTGGCCACGCCCGGCGGGTCCGGGACGACGGAAGCGTCCGCGGCCAGTGGAGTCACCGGAGTCACCGGGATCGCCGGCGGCCATGATCCCCGGTCGGCCGCGCCGACACCGTCCCAGGCCGGGACGTTCGGTGGGAGCTCCGCCGGTGGGAGTTCCGCCGGCACCCGGGCCGTTCCGCGTGGCGGGCTGTTCGGCGGCTGGTCGCGCGCGACGATCGCCGCGGCGGTCGCCGCGATCGTCTTCGTCGCCGCCGGCACCACCCTGGGCATCGTGCTGACCGGCGGTGGCGACGACACGCCGTCCAACGGCATCGTGCCGATCGCCGCGCCCGCCGCCACGCTGTCGCCGCCCGCGGCGACGACCGCGCCGCCCGCCGCCCCGACCCCCGGACCCAACACGGTGCTCGTCGCGGGTTCCAGCGAGGTCGCGCCGATCACCGAGACCGCCTACGCCGGCTTCCGCAAGGTCCAGCAGAACGTGACGGTGAACGTCGAGGCGTCGACGACGGAGGACGGCTTCACCAAGCTCTGCGCGGGTGACATCGACATCGCCGGCGCGTCCTTCGAGTTCGACCCGTCCTTCTCGAAGGACCCCGGGTGCGCCGACCAGATCGTCGGCTTCGAGGTCGCGCACCACACCCTGCCGATCGTGGTGAACCCGCAGAACACCTGGGCCCGCTGCATGACCCTCGACCAGGTGCGCAAGGTGTGGGACGCCGGTTCGACGATCAACCGGTGGAACCAGATCGACTCGTCCTTCCCGGACGAGCCGATCACGTTCGTGGGGCCGTCCCGGAACACCGTCCAGGCGCAGGTGTTCAACTCGACCGTGAACGACTCCAGCTCCCGGTCCCGCCCGTACCAGGAGACCGACCTGAGCGGGGTCGCGAACGACGTCGCCGGGGACCGGCTGGCCATGGGCTTCCTGGACTTCCCGACCTTCGAGACCTTCGGGCCCCGACTCAAGGGCCTGGAGATCGACAACGGTGAGGGCTGCGTCGAGCCGAACGCGGTGACGGCCGGAACGGGGTTCTACCTCCCGCTGTGCAAGCCGGTGTTCGTCTACGCCCGCAAGGACTCACTGCAGAAGCCCGCGGCCGCCGCTTTCATGCGCTACTACATGGAGAACGGCGAGAAGATCGCCTTCGACGCGCACTACGTCCCGCGGACCAAGAGCACGATCGACGAGAACGTGGCCCGCGTCGACGAGCTGACGAAGGGCGTGCCAGCCGTCCCGGCCTGA
- a CDS encoding WD40 repeat domain-containing serine/threonine protein kinase, with amino-acid sequence MSGNTARPLRSEDPVQLGAYRVVGRLGQGGMGAVFLGQAPDGTAVAIKVIRPELASRPEFRARFAREAESARRVRRFTTAAVLDADPNGPQPYLVTEFVEGPTLSRHVAARGPMRPADLEQLAVSVATALSAIHAAGIVHRDLTPANVLLSPVGPKVIDFGLAREYDTISDLSRNVKQAIGTPGYMSPEQILDLPITAAVDIFAWGSIMIFAATGHPPFGQGRMEAVLYRIINEPPQLDGVTGELRDLVELAMGKDPASRPSAEELRVSLMGGVAIPDRNAAPGSPGGAEGTAEASRGRRWSRGGRRDRSAATPGTAGGAAAGRAGLSGPVGPGDATGAGGPAGAGAGGGAAGSGIGGAGGGRGGSGTAAAAHGPLTHAPRAGAGPALGTPPPASSFPGVSSPGSAQPRTPSGPISQPPPYPLSPAPHGQGGQPAGGPGAGGRGWPGGPASAGPLAQPPGSSGPVSPAPGAPTGSEEGAGTGPPQGAESGPGSRRRTMVLAGFAALLVAAVVVPVVALGGGGGGDDVSSADREAVAARLAATAAASRAQDPALAARLSLAAYRIAPVQAAQDAMVASFAGASAVRTPASAVPHQDVALNPAGTVLAATGADGALRLFHLTDGGEPTLISERPSDDSSEGIAFTGDGARIATGGTQSAAHLWNVTDPANPQQVAQLDGLSRPVQVALSADGSLLAAAAEDGTFGLWNVSNPAAPVMLRLQLSNTVITDMALTPDGKLLATAGIGGDVQLWNITDPRKPSRVGVASGAVGAVNAVAFSPDGRRMVTGGDDRTVRVWDVGDPTAIHLTSELHGHTTPVNAVVFGAGGQPVSGDQAGVVAYWDISSSAPMVQVGALKSPVLALATDAADDRLALSTESGQVSVWSTDAAKLTTIACADPGARISRAEWDQRISELPFRDPCTT; translated from the coding sequence GTGTCCGGGAACACCGCGCGCCCGTTGCGGTCCGAGGACCCGGTACAGCTCGGCGCCTACCGGGTGGTGGGCCGACTCGGCCAGGGTGGGATGGGTGCCGTCTTCCTCGGGCAGGCGCCGGACGGCACCGCCGTCGCGATCAAGGTGATCCGCCCCGAGCTGGCCTCCCGGCCGGAGTTCCGCGCCCGCTTCGCCCGTGAGGCCGAGAGCGCCCGCCGGGTCCGCCGTTTCACCACCGCGGCCGTGCTCGACGCCGACCCGAACGGGCCCCAGCCGTACCTGGTCACGGAGTTCGTCGAGGGCCCGACGCTCTCCCGTCACGTGGCCGCGCGGGGCCCGATGCGGCCGGCCGATCTCGAACAGCTCGCGGTCAGCGTCGCGACCGCCCTGTCGGCCATCCACGCCGCCGGCATCGTGCACCGCGATCTCACGCCGGCCAACGTGCTGCTCTCCCCGGTCGGCCCGAAGGTGATCGACTTCGGGCTGGCGCGTGAGTACGACACGATCAGCGACCTGTCCCGCAACGTGAAGCAGGCGATCGGCACCCCCGGTTACATGTCACCGGAGCAGATCCTCGACCTGCCGATCACCGCCGCGGTCGACATCTTCGCCTGGGGATCAATCATGATCTTCGCGGCGACCGGGCACCCCCCGTTCGGGCAGGGCCGGATGGAGGCCGTCCTCTACCGCATCATCAACGAGCCGCCGCAGCTCGACGGCGTGACCGGCGAGCTGCGTGATCTGGTCGAGCTCGCGATGGGCAAGGATCCGGCCAGCCGGCCGAGCGCCGAGGAGCTGCGGGTCTCGCTGATGGGCGGGGTGGCGATCCCCGACCGGAACGCGGCGCCCGGGTCACCGGGCGGCGCCGAGGGCACGGCGGAGGCGTCCCGCGGTCGTCGCTGGTCCCGCGGCGGGCGCCGCGACCGCTCGGCGGCAACCCCGGGAACCGCCGGCGGAGCGGCCGCGGGCAGAGCCGGTCTGAGCGGGCCGGTCGGACCAGGCGACGCGACCGGAGCGGGCGGCCCGGCCGGAGCAGGTGCCGGCGGAGGCGCCGCCGGGAGCGGAATCGGGGGCGCGGGCGGAGGCCGTGGCGGGAGCGGAACCGCGGCGGCGGCGCACGGGCCGCTGACCCACGCGCCCCGGGCCGGTGCCGGGCCCGCGCTGGGCACCCCGCCGCCGGCCTCGTCGTTTCCCGGCGTCTCCTCGCCGGGTTCCGCCCAGCCCCGCACACCGTCGGGACCGATCTCCCAGCCGCCTCCCTACCCATTGTCTCCCGCGCCCCACGGCCAGGGCGGTCAACCGGCCGGCGGGCCGGGAGCCGGTGGGCGGGGGTGGCCCGGAGGGCCGGCGTCCGCGGGGCCGCTCGCGCAACCACCCGGGTCGTCCGGGCCGGTGTCACCGGCGCCGGGTGCCCCGACCGGATCGGAGGAAGGCGCCGGAACCGGTCCGCCGCAGGGCGCGGAGTCCGGGCCCGGCTCCAGGCGCCGCACCATGGTCCTCGCCGGGTTCGCGGCGCTGCTCGTCGCCGCCGTCGTCGTACCGGTCGTCGCCCTCGGCGGTGGCGGTGGCGGCGATGACGTGTCGAGCGCGGACCGCGAGGCCGTCGCCGCGCGCCTCGCCGCGACCGCCGCGGCCAGCCGCGCGCAGGACCCGGCGCTCGCCGCGCGGCTGAGCCTCGCCGCCTACCGGATCGCGCCCGTCCAGGCCGCCCAGGACGCCATGGTCGCCTCGTTCGCCGGCGCGTCCGCGGTGCGCACGCCGGCCTCGGCCGTCCCCCATCAGGATGTGGCCCTCAATCCCGCCGGCACCGTCCTCGCCGCCACCGGCGCGGACGGCGCGTTGCGGCTGTTCCACCTGACCGACGGCGGCGAACCGACTCTGATCAGTGAACGCCCCTCGGACGATTCCTCCGAGGGCATCGCGTTCACCGGCGACGGCGCGCGGATCGCGACCGGCGGAACGCAGAGCGCGGCCCACCTGTGGAACGTCACCGATCCGGCGAACCCCCAGCAGGTCGCCCAGCTGGACGGGCTGTCCCGTCCCGTGCAGGTGGCGTTGTCCGCGGACGGCTCGCTGCTGGCCGCCGCCGCCGAGGACGGCACGTTCGGCCTGTGGAACGTCTCGAACCCGGCCGCGCCCGTGATGCTGCGCCTCCAGCTCAGCAACACGGTGATCACGGACATGGCGCTGACCCCGGACGGGAAGCTGCTGGCCACCGCGGGGATCGGTGGTGATGTCCAGTTGTGGAACATCACGGACCCGCGCAAACCGAGCCGGGTGGGGGTGGCGTCCGGAGCGGTCGGCGCGGTGAACGCCGTCGCTTTCAGCCCGGACGGCCGCCGGATGGTCACCGGTGGCGACGACCGCACCGTGCGGGTCTGGGATGTGGGCGACCCGACGGCCATCCACCTCACCAGCGAGCTGCACGGCCACACCACCCCGGTCAACGCCGTCGTGTTCGGTGCCGGCGGCCAGCCCGTCAGCGGTGACCAGGCGGGTGTCGTCGCCTACTGGGACATTTCGAGTTCCGCGCCGATGGTCCAGGTGGGTGCTCTGAAGAGCCCGGTCCTCGCCCTGGCGACGGACGCCGCGGACGACCGGCTCGCGCTGAGCACCGAGTCCGGGCAGGTCTCGGTGTGGTCGACGGACGCCGCGAAGCTCACGACGATCGCCTGCGCCGACCCGGGCGCCCGCATAAGCCGGGCCGAATGGGATCAGCGGATCAGCGAGCTCCCGTTCCGGGACCCGTGCACCACCTGA
- a CDS encoding class I SAM-dependent methyltransferase — protein sequence MLRRAAKFEVTLTPTAETLLAPVADEPRQWLLGRALDDFVADIGALDEVAPRMVPGVTRPKIDTAVDEATPTVADGTLLVSGQEVMQTWERPLMLALARAATRPGGSVCEVGFGLGISAGFVQELRPATHTIIEANADVAGTARAWAGADGRRGVEIVPGRWQDALPGLGRFDGILFDTYPLDEHEVDDYVVRDATFAEHFFPHAAAHLTDDGSFTYYSNEIDSLSRRHQRALLKHFETFSVRVVDGLRPPADCSYWWAPSMAVVVASGPRR from the coding sequence GTGCTCCGCCGTGCAGCGAAGTTCGAGGTCACGCTCACCCCGACGGCGGAGACGCTGCTGGCGCCGGTGGCTGACGAGCCGCGACAGTGGCTGCTCGGCCGGGCGCTGGACGACTTCGTCGCCGACATCGGCGCGCTCGACGAGGTCGCCCCGCGGATGGTCCCGGGCGTGACCCGTCCGAAGATCGACACCGCGGTCGACGAGGCCACCCCGACCGTCGCCGACGGGACCCTGCTCGTCTCCGGCCAGGAGGTGATGCAGACCTGGGAACGCCCGCTGATGCTGGCGCTGGCGCGCGCGGCCACCCGCCCCGGCGGCTCGGTGTGTGAGGTCGGCTTCGGCCTCGGCATCTCGGCGGGCTTCGTCCAGGAGCTGCGGCCGGCCACCCACACGATCATCGAGGCGAACGCGGACGTCGCCGGCACGGCGCGCGCCTGGGCCGGGGCCGACGGGCGGCGGGGGGTCGAGATCGTGCCGGGGCGCTGGCAGGACGCGCTACCGGGGCTGGGCCGGTTCGACGGCATCCTGTTCGACACCTACCCGCTCGACGAGCACGAGGTGGACGACTACGTGGTGCGTGACGCCACGTTCGCCGAGCACTTCTTCCCGCACGCCGCCGCGCACCTGACCGACGACGGGTCGTTCACCTACTACTCGAACGAGATCGACTCGCTGTCCCGCCGGCATCAGCGGGCGCTGCTGAAGCACTTCGAGACGTTCTCGGTCCGGGTCGTCGACGGCCTGCGGCCGCCGGCGGACTGCAGCTACTGGTGGGCCCCGTCGATGGCGGTGGTCGTCGCCTCCGGCCCGCGCCGCTGA
- a CDS encoding VC0807 family protein, producing the protein MTAEPARAAEPPEARPEPVAPRSTPGREIAAIAVDLVVPVAAYYLLRGVGCAPGPALLLASVPTAVFGLHQIVRHRRVDALAAFVLAVLAGSVLISAITGSPRFLLAKGAFFTAAIGLVFLGSFLARRPLAFVLARDMLGRTPWGARFDVGSWDVHWAGDAVFRRAWRFATGLWAAGMLADAAVRLAMALTLPVDAVPALGSALSVVTFVGLQVIQQVYFARVGLWASLAGPRPVGPAD; encoded by the coding sequence GTGACAGCCGAGCCGGCACGCGCGGCCGAGCCACCCGAGGCGCGGCCGGAGCCCGTGGCGCCGCGTTCCACGCCGGGCCGGGAGATCGCCGCCATCGCGGTCGACCTGGTCGTTCCGGTCGCCGCCTACTACCTGCTCCGCGGCGTGGGATGCGCGCCCGGCCCGGCGCTTCTGCTCGCCTCGGTGCCGACCGCCGTCTTCGGCCTGCACCAGATCGTCCGGCACCGCCGGGTCGACGCGCTCGCCGCCTTCGTCCTGGCGGTGCTGGCGGGGAGCGTGCTGATCTCGGCCATCACCGGCAGCCCGCGGTTCCTGCTGGCGAAGGGCGCGTTCTTCACCGCCGCGATCGGCCTGGTGTTCCTCGGCTCGTTCCTGGCGCGCCGTCCACTCGCCTTCGTGCTGGCCCGCGACATGCTCGGCCGCACGCCGTGGGGGGCCAGGTTCGACGTCGGTTCCTGGGATGTCCACTGGGCAGGTGACGCGGTGTTCCGCCGGGCCTGGCGGTTCGCCACCGGGCTGTGGGCGGCCGGGATGCTCGCCGACGCCGCGGTGCGGCTCGCGATGGCGCTCACCTTGCCGGTGGACGCGGTTCCCGCCCTCGGGTCCGCACTGTCCGTGGTCACCTTCGTCGGGCTGCAGGTGATCCAGCAGGTCTACTTCGCCCGGGTCGGCCTGTGGGCCTCGCTGGCGGGTCCGCGCCCGGTCGGGCCCGCGGACTGA
- a CDS encoding ABC transporter substrate-binding protein yields the protein MTTRPTPTGRAPEAGPVGPVAPVGPVTRLTPVGVPRADRARRRRPPRRIAAVAAGLGLAGSILLTGCVAGGADETSGAPASCAPTPGVTSGAVSFGALYPDTGSGSPLSRAFRAGIDARLGVVNAAGGVEGRQVRYDWRDDESTSDGALRGARLLVDRDQVFAIVGTSGIAAEAVSYLAERGVPTIGQDLTASGDNAFGYSNVLGGQLGNSVFGVFARAHGATRAVLLRTDQIPASGQIDERIGHSLRAGSVEVVDTIDWTPTGFDLNAAAARVRAANADMITGVVPPQALADVATAARQAGATVKVVMVPIGYDPGLLDRRPQGLAGSFFLVDFVPFEAGTPAHKRYLDAMSRYAPQIERREQTTGLVGWMTADLFLRGLAEAGPCPTRAGYIAALRKVADYDADGLLPRPVDLAVKSSPTACVSVVRVSPAADAFQVQMPMALCGEALS from the coding sequence ATGACGACCCGACCGACTCCCACCGGGCGCGCGCCAGAAGCCGGCCCGGTCGGCCCGGTCGCTCCGGTCGGCCCGGTCACTCGGCTCACTCCGGTCGGCGTGCCGCGGGCCGACCGGGCGCGCCGGCGCCGCCCACCGCGGCGGATCGCCGCCGTCGCCGCCGGGCTGGGCCTGGCCGGGTCGATCCTGCTCACCGGGTGCGTCGCCGGCGGCGCCGACGAGACGTCCGGGGCCCCCGCCTCGTGCGCGCCGACGCCGGGGGTCACCTCCGGCGCGGTCAGTTTCGGAGCCCTCTACCCGGACACCGGCTCGGGCTCGCCGCTGTCCCGCGCGTTCCGGGCCGGCATCGACGCCAGGCTCGGGGTCGTCAACGCCGCCGGCGGCGTCGAGGGCCGGCAGGTGCGGTACGACTGGCGCGACGACGAGTCGACGTCCGACGGCGCCCTGCGCGGCGCCCGACTGCTCGTCGACCGGGACCAGGTCTTCGCGATCGTCGGGACCAGCGGTATCGCGGCCGAGGCGGTGAGCTACCTCGCCGAGCGCGGCGTGCCGACCATCGGCCAGGATCTCACCGCCAGCGGCGACAACGCCTTCGGCTACTCCAACGTCCTCGGCGGCCAGCTCGGCAACTCGGTGTTCGGGGTGTTCGCCCGTGCGCACGGCGCCACCCGGGCGGTCCTGCTGCGGACCGATCAGATCCCCGCCTCCGGGCAGATCGACGAGCGGATCGGCCACAGCCTGCGCGCGGGCTCGGTGGAGGTCGTCGACACGATCGACTGGACGCCGACCGGCTTCGACCTGAACGCCGCCGCGGCCCGGGTCCGCGCGGCCAACGCCGACATGATCACCGGTGTGGTGCCCCCGCAGGCGCTCGCGGACGTCGCGACCGCGGCCCGGCAGGCCGGGGCGACCGTCAAGGTCGTGATGGTGCCGATCGGGTACGACCCCGGCCTGCTCGACCGCCGTCCACAGGGCCTGGCGGGCAGCTTCTTCCTCGTCGACTTCGTGCCCTTCGAGGCGGGGACCCCGGCGCACAAGCGCTACCTCGACGCGATGTCGCGCTACGCCCCCCAGATCGAGCGCCGGGAGCAGACCACCGGCCTGGTCGGCTGGATGACCGCCGACCTCTTCCTGCGGGGCCTGGCCGAGGCCGGTCCGTGCCCCACCCGTGCGGGCTACATCGCCGCGCTGCGCAAGGTGGCGGACTACGACGCCGACGGCCTGCTGCCCAGGCCGGTGGACCTCGCGGTGAAGTCCTCACCCACCGCCTGCGTGAGTGTGGTCCGGGTGTCCCCGGCCGCGGACGCGTTCCAGGTCCAGATGCCCATGGCCCTGTGCGGCGAGGCGCTGAGCTGA
- a CDS encoding hemolysin family protein — protein sequence MNDVVALAVTVLLLAGNAFFVGAEFAIISARRDTIEPMALAGSRAAKVTLKAMENVSLMLAGAQLGITVCTLGLGALSEPAIAHLLEGPFEAVGLPLSLRHPVAFAIALTAVTYLHVVIGEMVPKNIALAMPDRAVLLMAPPLVAVVRVVKPVISILNRIANLSLRAARVEPKDEVTNVYTRDEVAGLIEESHREGLLAEDEHDLLTGALSFDERTARSVLLRPDSLVTVPPSITPREVERLAADTGFTRFPVRGDDGDLVGYLHLKDVLENREDRRSAPVAAKWIRPLVRVGADDSLRTALATMQHSGSHLARLSDGEGRILGLVALEDILEELVGEIRDEATRQRV from the coding sequence ATGAACGACGTCGTGGCACTGGCCGTCACCGTGCTGCTGCTCGCCGGCAACGCCTTCTTCGTCGGGGCCGAGTTCGCGATCATCTCGGCCCGCCGGGACACCATCGAGCCGATGGCGCTGGCCGGTTCCCGGGCGGCGAAGGTGACCCTGAAGGCGATGGAGAACGTGTCGCTGATGCTGGCCGGGGCCCAGCTCGGGATCACGGTCTGCACGCTGGGTCTGGGCGCGCTGAGCGAGCCGGCCATCGCGCACCTGCTGGAGGGGCCGTTCGAGGCCGTGGGCCTGCCGCTGTCGCTGCGCCACCCGGTGGCGTTCGCGATCGCGCTCACCGCCGTCACCTACCTGCACGTGGTGATCGGCGAGATGGTCCCGAAGAACATCGCGCTGGCCATGCCGGACCGGGCGGTCCTGTTGATGGCCCCGCCGCTGGTCGCGGTCGTCCGGGTGGTGAAGCCGGTGATCTCGATCCTCAACCGGATCGCGAACCTGTCCCTGCGGGCGGCGCGGGTCGAGCCCAAGGACGAGGTCACCAACGTCTACACCCGCGACGAGGTGGCCGGGCTCATCGAGGAGTCACACCGCGAGGGCCTGCTGGCGGAGGACGAGCACGACCTGCTGACCGGCGCGCTGTCGTTCGACGAGCGCACCGCGCGCAGCGTCCTGCTCCGCCCGGACAGCCTGGTCACCGTGCCGCCGTCCATCACCCCCCGCGAGGTCGAGCGGCTCGCCGCCGACACGGGCTTCACCCGGTTCCCGGTCCGCGGGGACGACGGTGACCTCGTCGGCTACCTGCACCTCAAGGACGTCCTGGAGAACCGCGAGGACCGGCGCTCGGCGCCGGTGGCGGCCAAGTGGATCCGGCCGCTGGTCCGGGTCGGGGCGGATGACAGCCTGCGCACGGCGCTGGCCACCATGCAGCACTCGGGATCGCACCTGGCCCGGCTCTCCGACGGTGAGGGCCGGATCCTCGGCCTGGTGGCCCTGGAGGACATCCTCGAGGAGCTGGTGGGCGAGATCCGCGACGAGGCGACCCGCCAGCGCGTCTGA